The sequence tgtaaAGCGTCCAAAAAAGGAAGTTTGAAATCTTTAGATGGTCGCACCAGTTCCGAATCTATTAATATTGTGAGAACTCCTGGTCATGACGAAGCCAGTGGTTTTGATATAAAACCTTCAGGTGCTAATGTCATAGATCCaacaaatatgtttatttataagCAATCAACAAATGGTGCCATAAAAGGAAACGATTTTAATGGTAAGTcggaaatataatttaaaacaatttgataatgactagaaaatataatatatatatgttAGAACTGCGTTCTACTTCTACAACACCTCATACAGATCTGGCTCCTACCCTCGAAGAAGATGAGGAGCAGTTAAGTGATTTGAGTTATAGTTGTGCCCCATTGAAACAGATTGAAAACAATATTAGCGCTCTCTTACGTGGTGAAATTGCAGTGGCACGTATGGTCGATATAGCTGGTCAGCCTACAGCAAAACGTCCTTTAGAATTTCGTCCTGGAGTACATAAATCGGAAAGTGCCAAAGAAATGAAATTATCACAAAATGCATTTGGTCCATTGCCACCCTCTCCGCCCTCCTCAAATCCGGATACTTTTGTAAGTTAAAGGATACATATCAATACAAAAATTCTGTAGACCATCTTTCATGAAATGaatgataattattttttaatcttttctttaataaatgtttgtttaatttcattaaaggaCTACAATGATTTGCCTTTGCCTCCCTCGCCATCAGACGATACATCGGTGGGTGAGGAGGATATTAAACCTCCGGTCAAACCGTATGTGCAAACATCTGCAGAAATTCATACGCAATCGGTTCCACGAGAAGAAGTGCATCCTCAACGCTCAAAGGAACGTGAAAAATCGAGACCCGTGCATCGTCATATGTCCGATGAACTGCCTTTGCCTCCTCCACCACCACCACCTGCGGCATTCGAAAATTTACCACCAGCCGTACCACCTCATCGTCACGGTCATTCATCCAATACTATGAAATCTTGGTCAATTGATTcgaattataaaagaaaatcacctCGCATGATGGGAGGCTATGGCAGTGGCGTTACCACACCCACTAGTTCGCACGGACCATCGTACGAGGGTAGCGGAGGGGGAGGTTATGGCACCAGACGCTATGTATCCTATGGAACTAAACGAAGCCTAAAACAGTCACCCAGAGAAGAACATCGTTTGCAGACATCGTGTAGTCTACCAGAAACTCCAATATTTGCTCGTGGGTAAGTTATTTCGATTGCGATTTACTCTGTTATTTGTGGTAGAAAGTTTAGAATTGGaattgttatttgttgtttAGCTGTGACATTCCCCGTACTCCATATAGACGTCAAAATGAAAATGCTCCCAGTGGTTCTCGTACGGCCCCACGATCTAGTACTTCCAATAATATTAATATGGGCAATTCAATTGTTGGCATTTCGGGCGGCAATACATTCGGTGGTGGTATGTGTCGTCAACGTTCCATAAACCATGCTTTAGCTTCCAACGAAATGCTGAGACTTGCAGGAGCTCCACAACGTGGCTGGTATCCTAAACAGCGTTCAATGCGCCCAGCCTCTACTGAGAATATAGACCGTATATCCACCATGAGAATATGGGACGGAACTCCTGGTATGACAGGTACTGGCCAAGCAAGGAAGCCATTAACACTACCACCCAATCTAACACCATCATTCTTAAATAAATCTCCCAGAGAAGCTTTACGTAGAGTTACTAGTTtgttaattaccaaaaaaagtaaGCGAAATATCAAGAAAACCAAAGTTTACAtgagtttttaataaatctctCTCTTTTTAACTACAGAACCCAATAAGGACAAAAGGAGTAAATCTTCTTATACAGCCGATCATGCATTGGAAGCCCATTATTACCAGGATATCGAAAGAAGTAAGTTGAAAGTAAATTTGTGAGGTCAAGTCTTTGTACATttacatataaatgaaattatttgtaGGCACCTCTGCTAACactgaaaatacaacaacaacaaaagactCTTCTAATAAACGTGGCCAAAGTAATACCGCTGATAAGCCGAAGAAAAAAGGAATATTTAAAACCTTGTGGAAACGTACGAAACATTTTTCATTGGATCAGTAAATACTACTTTATTAATCTACTActatattagattttttatatgaaatttttaaccaaatgcCCTCCAACAAAGTCTAAGCACATCCTCCTCCCCAAAACATTCacttaaagtaaatttatttcacaTTACCAATCAAATCATAACATaacatacaatacaatacattcgtatacatacatatagttaTAAATCCTAACAAGATCAAGAAAACAAATTatcttaactcttttttatctatattaatgcaCAAAGGCGGGAATCTCAAAGACTGAAATTATATGCAATTTGTCAACCAAaactttttaacacaaaaacacacacataatACACAAACAACTAACTTACTAATGAATAACTAAACTACACTACGTAATAAACGTAAGGCAATGTAATGTATTCTAACGTAACGTAATGTAATGTAACTACTACTTATGTAACAAACatgtatttaactaaaaatgaatttgaattcgagaaagtttttttttataacgaaaGAATGAAAAGAAAAGCTTGTTGAACAATTTCTAAATACCATTAATTAATACTTACTTAATTAAACAATTCCTGGTTTTGCTGTTAAGacaattgacgattttcaatatactacatacataaatttacataaactattattaaaatttaattaaaaatacaatatctTTTTATATTggatataattgaaatttaacaaGAATAACTTGGTAGCATTTTATGTTAATGATGGGTAAACATCATTTAGAGCGGTCAAATTATTCGGCTATGACgaatttaaaatctagaaatACCCTCCAACATgatctaatttttattaaaccgTTTGAAAGTATAGACTGGATTAATCAGCGGTAtgtcaaattatttgtttaagaaataattatttataatgtaaagaaataaatgtatataaaaatctacAAGTCAATATTGTAAAAAAGAAAGATGTAATTTGTAATTGTCAGATgccaaaatgcaaaataacgtaacatcaatATTCAGAAGTTTAAAGGAGAAGCAAATAAAGATGTAAAATGGAAATTACTTgagatattaaaacaaaatttttatatttggattaacATGAAACTAGAAATGTATTTCAGATAAAAAAATCTGtacgttattttgaattgttgttttctgaaaccaaaataacgtattgttacgtttttaccttttaaaaacagtagtttatttcgtttaaataaaccgtattattttaattgcaaataaaagcgatcagtagtACAACTCTTATttattgtaacaactctttatttatttaaattaacacaacaatttaaatagtcagtctcttttaatacacaatgtttaaaaatacactttataatttacaagaatacacagttgatgttaactctaacagcgcctacgATATACTAACTGCTCTgcaactcgctgttactattaCATATGCAAAGGCCAttttctagtagtttcatgaattatctaacggaaaaAAATACAATGTTCTATTTCCATAATAATCACCTAGAGCTTTAAgaagctttaacagttaatgctgtcatacatataaataatgttaataacagcgtgttattaaCATTGCTGCTAAGTAAAAGTTTCTActgataaaaatgtttataaacatgatgagtTTTGCGAGCAGCCATTACAGATCGttttcaatttagaattttttgatgaaacattgttttgcattttagttgACGACTGTGTGCCATTCTAGTCAGATTTGCATATTATAGTCAAAATGTACgggaatgttttttttgtttgttctcatGCTAGTCAGATTTGATAAAACAAATTAGTCAGACTTTACAGATTTGTATGGAAGAGTTATATTACAAGAAATATAAATGAGAGCAAACTTAGGGGACTATTTTAAAGATTAAGCAAatcagaaatgaaaaattgttatGTGCGTTTCCGTactattgaaaatttatgtctgattttaagaaaaattgtcttttatccgaaatttttatagttttattgatgatatacatatatctactACATTCAAATTAAggatttaagaaatataaactGAGAAATATGAAAGCGAGAGTTGAAAGTCCCTCTCGGTCTAGAAAAGCAATGTTTTAAGGGATTTCAATGGGTTAATTACAGTTAACAGTAAATTggtttaaataataacaatagttGTTATGGctagaagaaaataatttaaacaaaaaaaaaaatataaaaaaaaatattaacagtcATAAAATATTACAAGTATCTATTCTGAAAAGTTACAGGAACTTTGAAAACCCCaaaaataaaagacaaaaacaaatacatataattaattAGAGCAAATATTTAAAGCTTAAACCGAGCTGTTAATaatgatattttaacaaattgttaaatagttttttgtgcAATAAGTGTGTATTTCAAATTGACAGCTCCAAAGGAGAAAATGTATTATACAGATGATTACTTTTTATAGTGtttgaataattaaatatacaacaacaaaacaaacaaacaaaaattgattgttaaaataacaataagtttaaaaaaatgcttttttgtctaaaaaaaatatgtgatgGCACTGAATacgtgtttgtttttttcaccCTCACATACATCACGcattaaattcataaaacaaaaactgaaaaaagaaacaaaaatgaattaaatgtatttaaaataataaatgaaggAAAATCACAACTTTattgataacaaaaaaaatgaaattgctttaatggaaataaaataaaaataaatactagtcgttgatttaacaaaaattgcaatttattaaaacaaaacaaaaaatgaattttttagcataaaaattattaaaaacaaaactagatttttcacccaaaaacaaaaatatattaaacatatttaattaaGGCAGCATACCTCAGTAAGAGACGATGATAATAAAAtgcatttatataaataataataataaaaaaaaatataataaaatgtaataaaaacaaatgaaatgttaacataaaaaccaaacaaaatttaataagaaaaagaaacaaagacaaaaactgaaactgaaacgCAAATGTTTATGTCAACTATCAAGTGACTGATTATGAAAATGTGCTACTCTCTATATCAAAAACCTAAGAATATTATGATCAAATTCATTGAATATAATGAAACTTTTGAAGCTGCAATACAAGATTGACAAGTGACTGACGTCTGGACTAAACCaatattttaatcagattaattTTACAGTACCGCactatatttaatatttgtattgaaaatgagGAATACTTTTTAGTTACTAAATATCTCAACGTGTTAACCCTATTATCACGATGTCTGGTTATTTTTATACACTTCGCCATAAGTGATAAGAGTTGGGTGCCCCAATAGACTAGAGGATAGTGTGCAGGACTATTAaactgagggttgcgggttcgattcccaccagATATTCTGGGGGTAACTGCAGGTAAGCAGTTTgggtttgtttaaaaaaaatatatagaagtttgtcattccgttagcAATTTCCACATTTATATTCGGAATTGTAATAATTTGctgagtcgatatagccatgtctgtaTGTCTATtgataactaaattttttgtctcCAACAATCTTTTCCAATATTTATACTTTGGTGAATGATCACTATCAttatttaccaacatttttttgataacttacaaaaaaatgtctgTTGATAACTTTCAAATATGATTGTAATATCATTATAGCGGGTATAATCCAAATTCGTTTGCTATTTAATATAAACACGACTACCCTAATTTTTGTTATCGATTTTCcagcaaataaatttttgtcactaccattttatttacaaaactgatatatatttttcacaaaaattgttttttttttcaagtaaaactttttttcaccaaaacacTACAGAAATTCCCGAAATTTCCCAGGAAATTTTACACTTCATCGAAAAATCCAGTCGTGATGCAAtgctaatatgaaaaaaaaatataaaaaacgatttttccaaaaaacttaaactttttttttcatggTAGAAAGTCTTCAAAAATTCCTTCAAATTGTTTGATCTTGTTGAGTAGTGCAAGTCAgcattttttgataatttatatttgtttcattatcattttaaaaacaGCACTTTCATAACATCACATCATGAAAAAATGAACATTGAAAgcaatttattcaattattgcattacaaaacaaataCACAATAAAACaccattattattatataaatataataaaaaaaaacacatttaataaACACTTTATATTTGATAGATTAAAGGAAAAAATTaaggaatttatttaaaaaaacaaacaaaaaaacaaccaacagTATTCAATTTAAACATAATGCTCACTTTTTCTAATGTATCCCCTCAAAAgaatcaaacaaacaaaagaaaaaactagttgttttaattaattaaaaacaaataagaaaaattaaatgaaattaacataaaaaaagtaaagaagaaGAAAGTAAAACATGAAAAAGGAAAAACTAGTGCCACCTTAGAAAATAATTCCAAGACAAGAATAAAGTTaagtttaacttttttattattaaaaattaattatacaaaaaatgttcatatatatttatttatagtattatatttttcaaaaacaaatgatAATCACCacttaataaacatatttaatatgtatgtagtttttatttattttagttttaaaatatttattttcgacaaaacaaaaaaaaaaacacaaacattcaaaactaaaacgcaAAACATTTTCAGACAGATATTTCTTTATATTGaacccattttaataaaaaaaaacaatttatcacCACAATGGATTGATTGATTAATTATAGCATGAAAAacgaacaaacaaaataaaaaaacacacacttaaaaattattattattattaatataaattaaaaaaaagaaaacaaaacaaaaaaaagaaaattaagtaaaaataaacacaattctTATAGATTCTGGTTTGTTTTATTGACAGTTTTTTAGGCTAAAACAAAAGCAATAACTaaacaattcaaataatttttttttcgattttcaataataattaccacttgaatttaattaaatattgtatgtaggtataaaataaaaacaataataattaatgtgttatttaacttaataattTTTCTCTAGTACTGCTAAAGGCCAGAAGAAAAAAAGAACAACAGTAAGAACACAttgttttaagaaataaaaagtagCCATGATCGATCGTcttaaaataatgaaacaacTTTAAAAGAACGGGGTAACTAAGCTAGAGGGGGGCTGGTAAAAGTGAAATAGGGTGAgttcttttgtttttctttacatgattttaaatatagtttgttgaaaattttcttattttcttattttttttttgtttttttttattattttgtggttttgttttcaaatatcatACAGGAAAATTGTATATCTCTCAACATGATGGAGGTGTATGTGAgtgggtggtggtggtggtagcGGTTGTTGGTGGTAGTGGCGTAAACACCTGAGCTCAAATTATGCCACATAGCTGTATTCATCACCTGAATTGGGAGTTCGTTCTATGTACTGTTTATCAATCAATGATTCGATACATTTCTTAATAATTGTGATGCTAGGTGTAAAACTAACATTTGGCTGCGACAATATCTACagtgagaaaaaataaattcaatattatatataaagaaaatacattttattttaaaataacacacTTACCTCTTGTATTAGAGAATTATGTTTAAGAACTTTTCGAGATTTCATTATGCGCACTATGGCTGCTTGTAAATATAATTTACGATCTTCATCTACAGCATTTATCGTATGTTCAACctgcaacaaaataaataaacaaacaaataaaaatgaattgcattttattaacaatttatattgaaatgtgTATCTCTCTTTCTCTGTGTGTATGTAATTTACCTCTTGTGGCGTTTCTTTTTGTAAAGCTGACGTAATTTTGAATTTGGTACGTTTATTTGTGTAAtctaaattcaattcaatttttgtATTATCTTCTAGATTTTCACTGCTGGCATTCAGAATTTTCGATTCCAGCAATGATTGCATATGTTTTTGGAAGGTTTCGGCATTCAATTGTAGTGTGGTTTGTATTTCTTTGCAGGTCATTGTGTCACATGATTCGAATAGCAGCAACATGGCCATTTGATAGGTTTGCATAGTCACAATATAGGTCTTTTTCAAATAGCCCAATTTCAATTCACCATGACACATGTGATGCAACCAGGTAAGTTTACGGCCACTAAATGAATTGTGATAAAACGTTTCAAACTGTAAATagagaaataaatttattttaacgaatcttttatataagtaatcttTACTTTCACAGTGTCagaaaagagaatttaaataaaaacaagtaagagagctatattcggctgtgtcgaatcttatatacccttcaccaaatttatactttattaataaaaaaaatttatgacaaaaaatgttttgtgaaaaaatatttttcccgattttaacttattgtaggtccaacttactataggcATATATATATCgttacaatggactttgaaatatctatcattaaatatccatatagtctacattaatgacttagtaatcaagatatagatcagccatttatgggccgattttcccgagtttaaatagcaatcgaacagggtctatagcggatatatagatgtatgaatcatgtatgtaagttatttgaaatttttaatactaaattaaactaaaaaccagtaatttttttcgaataaattttatcagcattttaaaagaagtacaTGTACAATGTTGTCTTTTTAAAGGGGTTCTAAGCTAATAGTGGCATTTGAacggtataaaatcaataaactaagcaaccagtgaaatgcgtaTAGGAACAAGCTTATcccacaacaataaatttcagtgaatttatcaataattgggaactCAACATACTAAATCttaccaaaataatttttattgtttaattaaaaaacttaagaatttcgacaatgttaaatgtataaaaaaacaaatttttcaaatcagattgtagataaacaaatttaaaccactattaggtattgttattattttctataaatatgaaGAATATCCTTAAATGTTGTCACCTTAATATTCCATtaagaacataaaatttaaattttcttcaaataaccgaatttttctaCTGTGGTTTAAGctgagtgaaaaaaatttggttatttcaaCTTCTGCTTCTTTGCCTACTgaatatctgttgctagaaccgaaaaaatctatggatataatagaataattcaattaggAATGAATTTGGCCATCGCAACGAATatgaatattgtaactttaagaagaaaactaataaagaaattcccgaaaattcgcaagaaacatttacaaaaaaaatattcccgggaatttttcacaaaaattaaaaaaaaaatattccccggaatttttcccgaaaattaaaaaaaaaatattccagtgaatttttcccgaaaattaaaaaaaaatattcccgagAAATTTTTCAcggaaatttaccaaaaaaatattcccgggaattt comes from Calliphora vicina chromosome 2, idCalVici1.1, whole genome shotgun sequence and encodes:
- the LOC135952381 gene encoding uncharacterized protein LOC135952381 isoform X3, with product MEIEEEEMLDAVTFPIDEIPEPIKVLDDIISEFEDLSLRPILQNNGENQSEDDGYMSLSRKNMKEKRDSEEMSQTSSSCAPTVTPNESFDAVDLARFETNGNCSKEFIESKIKTITSATTPTNNANTTEISNLVQTTLPKARTGTSTAASNNSNYSSLPCCGQRTTATIGDLKLRVGSCNGERNALGIDISAVHKAVLKGRVAKLPEIHMALEPILNEHPVTIYPGPKDGHAGARNSRPKRLQASVDKHKEVCHILNPGNASVSSSSSSSSPASTGTSSDNQNHKTHSSSSNNTLDKFFKNTTDDDDEDLSEDSGEDPSGITISSESTLLTPRGIAWEIHFKDFKKKTKQHQREVKKKSSANSKQGNLKSSRDDCRHLQNVANNEEEFRCFEESPEILNSCVFRQSSMLGKGTFIIRRGSTKRPPRAMDIFSNYDTAKDGLSESEPDVDSESERAKYIPNDIRKDILPCDIIKNTNTRHSLDIGKPLTSPRERLSLNLEPHHPHNSLKKDLSPIQLLSKSNIETSKKGSLKSLDGRTSSESINIVRTPGHDEASGFDIKPSGANVIDPTNMFIYKQSTNGAIKGNDFNDLAPTLEEDEEQLSDLSYSCAPLKQIENNISALLRGEIAVARMVDIAGQPTAKRPLEFRPGVHKSESAKEMKLSQNAFGPLPPSPPSSNPDTFDYNDLPLPPSPSDDTSVGEEDIKPPVKPYVQTSAEIHTQSVPREEVHPQRSKEREKSRPVHRHMSDELPLPPPPPPPAAFENLPPAVPPHRHGHSSNTMKSWSIDSNYKRKSPRMMGGYGSGVTTPTSSHGPSYEGSGGGGYGTRRYVSYGTKRSLKQSPREEHRLQTSCSLPETPIFARGCDIPRTPYRRQNENAPSGSRTAPRSSTSNNINMGNSIVGISGGNTFGGGMCRQRSINHALASNEMLRLAGAPQRGWYPKQRSMRPASTENIDRISTMRIWDGTPGMTGTGQARKPLTLPPNLTPSFLNKSPREALRRVTSLLITKKKPNKDKRSKSSYTADHALEAHYYQDIERSTSANTENTTTTKDSSNKRGQSNTADKPKKKGIFKTLWKRTKHFSLDHTAKGQKKKRTTVRTHCFKK
- the LOC135952381 gene encoding uncharacterized protein LOC135952381 isoform X2; amino-acid sequence: MEIEEEEMLDAVTFPIDEIPEPIKVLDDIISEFEDLSLRPILQNNGENQSEDDGYMSLSRKNMKEKRDSEEMSQTSSSCAPTVTPNESFDAVDLARFETNGNCSKEFIESKIKTITSATTPTNNANTTEISNLVQTTLPKARTGTSTAASNNSNYSSLPCCGQRTTATIGDLKLRVGSCNGERNALGIDISAVHKAVLKGRVAKLPEPILNEHPVTIYPGPKDGHAGARNSRPKRLQASVDKHKEVCHILNPGNASVSSSSSSSSPASTGTSSDNQNHKTHSSSSNNTLDKFFKNTTDDDDEDLSEDSGEDPSGITISSESTLLTPRGIAWEIHFKDFKKKTKQHQREVKKKSSANSKQGNLKSSRDDCRHLQNVANNEEEFRCFEESPEILNSCVFRQSSMLGKGTFIIRRGSTKRPPRAMDIFSNYDTAKDGLSESEPDVDSESERAKYIPNDIRKDILPCDIIKNTNTRHSLDIGKPLTSPRERLSLNLEPHHPHNSLKKDLSPIQLLSKSNIETSKKGSLKSLDGRTSSESINIVRTPGHDEASGFDIKPSGANVIDPTNMFIYKQSTNGAIKGNDFNELRSTSTTPHTDLAPTLEEDEEQLSDLSYSCAPLKQIENNISALLRGEIAVARMVDIAGQPTAKRPLEFRPGVHKSESAKEMKLSQNAFGPLPPSPPSSNPDTFDYNDLPLPPSPSDDTSVGEEDIKPPVKPYVQTSAEIHTQSVPREEVHPQRSKEREKSRPVHRHMSDELPLPPPPPPPAAFENLPPAVPPHRHGHSSNTMKSWSIDSNYKRKSPRMMGGYGSGVTTPTSSHGPSYEGSGGGGYGTRRYVSYGTKRSLKQSPREEHRLQTSCSLPETPIFARGCDIPRTPYRRQNENAPSGSRTAPRSSTSNNINMGNSIVGISGGNTFGGGMCRQRSINHALASNEMLRLAGAPQRGWYPKQRSMRPASTENIDRISTMRIWDGTPGMTGTGQARKPLTLPPNLTPSFLNKSPREALRRVTSLLITKKKPNKDKRSKSSYTADHALEAHYYQDIERSTSANTENTTTTKDSSNKRGQSNTADKPKKKGIFKTLWKRTKHFSLDHTAKGQKKKRTTVRTHCFKK
- the LOC135952381 gene encoding uncharacterized protein LOC135952381 isoform X5, yielding MEIEEEEMLDAVTFPIDEIPEPIKVLDDIISEFEDLSLRPILQNNGENQSEDDGYMSLSRKNMKEKRDSEEMSQTSSSCAPTVTPNESFDAVDLARFETNGNCSKEFIESKIKTITSATTPTNNANTTEISNLVQTTLPKARTGTSTAASNNSNYSSLPCCGQRTTATIGDLKLRVGSCNGERNALGIDISAVHKAVLKGRVAKLPEIHMALEPILNEHPVTIYPGPKDGHAGARNSRPKRLQASVDKHKEVCHILNPGNASVSSSSSSSSPASTGTSSDNQNHKTHSSSSNNTLDKFFKNTTDDDDEDLSEDSGEDPSGITISSESTLLTPRGIAWEIHFKDFKKKTKQHQREVKKKSSANSKQGNLKSSRDDCRHLQNVANNEEEFRCFEESPEILNSCVFRQSSMLGKGTFIIRRGSTKRPPRAMDIFSNYDTAKDGLSESEPDVDSESERAKYIPNDIRKDILPCDIIKNTNTRHSLDIGKPLTSPRERLSLNLEPHHPHNSLKKDLSPIQLLSKSNIETSKKGSLKSLDGRTSSESINIVRTPGHDEASGFDIKPSGANVIDPTNMFIYKQSTNGAIKGNDFNELRSTSTTPHTDLAPTLEEDEEQLSDLSYSCAPLKQIENNISALLRGEIAVARMVDIAGQPTAKRPLEFRPGVHKSESAKEMKLSQNAFGPLPPSPPSSNPDTFDYNDLPLPPSPSDDTSVGEEDIKPPVKPYVQTSAEIHTQSVPREEVHPQRSKEREKSRPVHRHMSDELPLPPPPPPPAAFENLPPAVPPHRHGHSSNTMKSWSIDSNYKRKSPRMMGGYGSGVTTPTSSHGPSYEGSGGGGYGTRRYVSYGTKRSLKQSPREEHRLQTSCSLPETPIFARGCDIPRTPYRRQNENAPSGSRTAPRSSTSNNINMGNSIVGISGGNTFGGGMCRQRSINHALASNEMLRLAGAPQRGWYPKQRSMRPASTENIDRISTMRIWDGTPGMTGTGQARKPLTLPPNLTPSFLNKSPREALRRVTSLLITKKKPNKDKRSKSSYTADHALEAHYYQDIERSTSANTENTTTTKDSSNKRGQSNTADKPKKKGIFKTLWKRTKHFSLDQ
- the LOC135952381 gene encoding uncharacterized protein LOC135952381 isoform X6, giving the protein MEIEEEEMLDAVTFPIDEIPEPIKVLDDIISEFEDLSLRPILQNNGENQSEDDGYMSLSRKNMKEKRDSEEMSQTSSSCAPTVTPNESFDAVDLARFETNGNCSKEFIESKIKTITSATTPTNNANTTEISNLVQTTLPKARTGTSTAASNNSNYSSLPCCGQRTTATIGDLKLRVGSCNGERNALGIDISAVHKAVLKGRVAKLPEPILNEHPVTIYPGPKDGHAGARNSRPKRLQASVDKHKEVCHILNPGNASVSSSSSSSSPASTGTSSDNQNHKTHSSSSNNTLDKFFKNTTDDDDEDLSEDSGEDPSGITISSESTLLTPRGIAWEIHFKDFKKKTKQHQREVKKKSSANSKQGNLKSSRDDCRHLQNVANNEEEFRCFEESPEILNSCVFRQSSMLGKGTFIIRRGSTKRPPRAMDIFSNYDTAKDGLSESEPDVDSESERAKYIPNDIRKDILPCDIIKNTNTRHSLDIGKPLTSPRERLSLNLEPHHPHNSLKKDLSPIQLLSKSNIETSKKGSLKSLDGRTSSESINIVRTPGHDEASGFDIKPSGANVIDPTNMFIYKQSTNGAIKGNDFNELRSTSTTPHTDLAPTLEEDEEQLSDLSYSCAPLKQIENNISALLRGEIAVARMVDIAGQPTAKRPLEFRPGVHKSESAKEMKLSQNAFGPLPPSPPSSNPDTFDYNDLPLPPSPSDDTSVGEEDIKPPVKPYVQTSAEIHTQSVPREEVHPQRSKEREKSRPVHRHMSDELPLPPPPPPPAAFENLPPAVPPHRHGHSSNTMKSWSIDSNYKRKSPRMMGGYGSGVTTPTSSHGPSYEGSGGGGYGTRRYVSYGTKRSLKQSPREEHRLQTSCSLPETPIFARGCDIPRTPYRRQNENAPSGSRTAPRSSTSNNINMGNSIVGISGGNTFGGGMCRQRSINHALASNEMLRLAGAPQRGWYPKQRSMRPASTENIDRISTMRIWDGTPGMTGTGQARKPLTLPPNLTPSFLNKSPREALRRVTSLLITKKKPNKDKRSKSSYTADHALEAHYYQDIERSTSANTENTTTTKDSSNKRGQSNTADKPKKKGIFKTLWKRTKHFSLDQ
- the LOC135952381 gene encoding uncharacterized protein LOC135952381 isoform X4, with the translated sequence MEIEEEEMLDAVTFPIDEIPEPIKVLDDIISEFEDLSLRPILQNNGENQSEDDGYMSLSRKNMKEKRDSEEMSQTSSSCAPTVTPNESFDAVDLARFETNGNCSKEFIESKIKTITSATTPTNNANTTEISNLVQTTLPKARTGTSTAASNNSNYSSLPCCGQRTTATIGDLKLRVGSCNGERNALGIDISAVHKAVLKGRVAKLPEIHMALEPILNEHPVTIYPGPKDGHAGARNSRPKRLQASVDKHKEVCHILNPGNASVSSSSSSSSPASTGTSSDNQNHKTHSSSSNNTLDKFFKNTTDDDDEDLSEDSGEDPSGITISSESTLLTPRGIAWEIHFKDFKKKTKQHQREVKKKSSANSKQGNLKSSRDDCRHLQNVANNEEEFRCFEESPEILNSCVFRQSSMLGKGTFIIRRGSTKRPPRAMDIFSNYDTAKDGLSESEPDVDSESERAKYIPNDIRKDILPCDIIKNTNTRHSLDIGKPLTSPRERLSLNLEPHHPHNSLKKDLSPIQLLSKSNIETSKKGSLKSLDGRTSSESINIVRTPGHDEASGFDIKPSGANVIDPTNMFIYKQSTNGAIKGNDFNELRSTSTTPHTDLAPTLEEDEEQLSDLSYSCAPLKQIENNISALLRGEIAVARMVDIAGQPTAKRPLEFRPGVHKSESAKEMKLSQNAFGPLPPSPPSSNPDTFDYNDLPLPPSPSDDTSVGEEDIKPPVKPYVQTSAEIHTQSVPREEVHPQRSKEREKSRPVHRHMSDELPLPPPPPPPAAFENLPPAVPPHRHGHSSNTMKSWSIDSNYKRKSPRMMGGYGSGVTTPTSSHGPSYEGSGGGGYGTRRYVSYGTKRSLKQSPREEHRLQTSCSLPETPIFARGCDIPRTPYRRQNENAPSGSRTAPRSSTSNNINMGNSIVGISGGNTFGGGMCRQRSINHALASNEMLRLAGAPQRGWYPKQRSMRPASTENIDRISTMRIWDGTPGMTGTGQARKPLTLPPNLTPSFLNKSPREALRRVTSLLITKKKPNKDKRSKSSYTADHALEAHYYQDIERSTSANTENTTTTKDSSNKRGQSNTADKPKKKGIFKTLWKLLLKARRKKEQQ